The Centroberyx gerrardi isolate f3 chromosome 8, fCenGer3.hap1.cur.20231027, whole genome shotgun sequence genomic sequence cttatagttcaacagttttacgacaaactgcgactttcttgacttgcaaaattatcatttaaattgacaaaacatcatatgtgtaattcatggcacaattcaaacgggatcaaacaattatttgtctctcgccgatTCAAGGTAAACTTGAATCTTACTAGTATAGCGACACAAACAATTATTTTAGCAAACCACGGCTCGCGACAGTATAACAGTCCAACGTTTACTGGTCCGCAAAGCGCTGCCAGACAGTAAATTGTCACTGCATTTCGGAAACTACTTCCTGCTGAACTGGCGGCCTTTGGCGCGTTGGTTTGGTCAATACCATATCAACAATTACAATTAGGGGGGGGGTTCCTTAAATGACTCGATTTATCTTATGAAGTATTGCAatataaaaattacaaaaacatttGCTTTAGCAATTACAAACATTCTCATTATCCTATTAtccacaaatgttttattttatcgtCACTATTTACACATATTGTGATATGTCTTCCCCTACTCCTTTGGTCACACCTATCATTTTGAGGAATCACATTCACGCGGgttggaggaagagaagggaagccACACATTGGATTCCGTGGAGGGAAGGTATGTCTTCATATTATATTAAAAGCACATTCATTTGTCACGATAGAGATATTGTTGAAGTTGGAAATTCACTGAAAATTTTAAGCTACCTTAATACTGCGATAGCAAATGCGAAAGCTGCGAGGTAGGCCAAGCAATTATTTGGCATCTTTAGccgctagctaacgttaacttagctaacgttagcttttgGTAGCCTGGTTTGCAGCCCctatgaatcgcagtctttagcacgttttgaatttgcatggcggTTCATAAGGCCTTTACACATGTATTATTCTACTGATAtgcattttaattgtttttttttatcaatttatTTAAGAAAGTTTGTTATCATGGTATATTTTGTTAAGTCTTTGGATGATCAGTCTAATTCATTGACAATAATTTAATCAATTAAAGGGAACaggggcagggtggggggtggaggcagggcagggggGCGCCCCCGCCGTGGGGGTAGGGCCAGGCCAATGGGttggtccaagtccaggtgagctggtttgaggcggTCCACAGAAACGTGCTCCGGCTTGCCGCCGACGTCCACCACGAAGTGCTTGTCCCCGGCCTCCAGGATGCGGAACAGGCCGTTGTAGGGAGGTGGCAGGGGCCCACGGTGGGCGTCGTGGCGGATGAAAACTTACCCTGCCGACTGCAGACTTGTGGGGATGTGAGACCGTGGGAGGCCGTGATGTGAAGTGGGGACCGGTGCGAAAACACTGGCATTGTCCCGGAGCGTGGCCCGTTggcgggctgcagaccagggagtCGTGGTGTTAGGGACGAAATCCCCTGGGACCCGCAGCGGCGGGCTGTAAACCAGTTCGGCAGATGGTCCTGAGGCCCAGCATGACCCATGGGAGCCTGtcgacccagctgctgtccttgaggctggCCCGAAGAGCGGCCCGAAGAGCGGCCCGAAGAGCGGCCCGAAGAGCGGCCCGAAGAGCGGCCCGAAGAGCGGCCTTCATGGAGCGATGAAACCGCTCGCACAACCCATTGGCCTGTGGGTGGTACGCGGTGGTGCGGTGGAGCTTTACCCCCAGGCCCTCTGCGACTGCGTTCCAGAGCTCGGACGTAAACTGTGGGCCTCGGTCAGAGGAGACCTCAGATGGGGTGCCGAACCGGGCGACCCAGGACCCGATGAACGCCACCTCGGTGGACGTCGTCGATGACAGCGGGACGGCTTCCGGCCATcgagtggtcctgtccaccatggtgaggaggtaagtgaaaccgtgggaggggggaagggggcccaccaggtccacgCTGACGTGGTCGAACCTCCTTTCGGGCACCGGGAACTGCGCCAggggggctttggtgtggcagtgcactttagagcgctggcactccatgcaggtgccagcccagtctctcacgtCTTTTTTGAGCCCGTGCCAAACGAACCTGGCCGCCACCAGCTTTCCCGCCACGCTGAAGCTGCATGGCGATCGGCACCGCTTGGCTTTGGGCCCAAACTTTGcgtggtaaaaacacaggccGGGGTCCTGCTGCCGATGAGGATCTGTTGCTATGGCGGCGACCGTTGTGCCTCcaggcagtggtgaaagagctggggcaggaagcagcgAGGCCAcgcagtgttgttgaccagccaggaaaaattTATCAGCCTTCTCGGCCAAAGcacggcagtcagtgatggcggtgttggccagggcagcccgtacctgggaaggcagctgtcgcaggaacaggtggacgaagaggaaatcgggtttgtgcccacccaggagattcagcatcctgtccatgagctcagacggcttgctgtcgccgaggcctcgcagagagaagagccggctAGCCCGCTCGGCGTCGGAAAGTTCAAAAACTCTCAACAGatgggctttgagtgtctcatatttatcctgcaacgggggagttttgaggaggttcaccactcgGGACGCAGTTGAACTCCAGAGGGCCGACACCACGTAAAAGTATCTTGTGGCGTCCGCGGTGATCTCCCGAAGCGCGAACTGCGCTTCCGTCTGAGCAAACCAGGCTGAGGCCAacgattcccagaactccggTAATTTGAGGGAAACTGCATTAGTCGCCATGTTtgtgaagagctgtcactggaaacgtccagcagacaaacgtcggggtcaccagtgtagaagtggcaggaaagttgagacggacaacttctctcgttgactacaccaactcgtgtgtcatttattttaaccacagagcaagacaatttacttcgcgctcaaaaacacaagacagaaacacagactcagaaaaccagactttcttaaagggaccgtgtctccttagccctgagaagcacacaatataactgtgtgtgttaaacatacccaaaccacagattatggtgaataatgtctatagagttcGCCACAATATCACAATTATTCCAGTAAGCGTCCAAAGGTAATAGTAACACATGAACTCATTAATTAAGCTgcttattttgttaaaatgacaaGCATGACATTTAAAACAGTTGAAGATGTTCTCTTTATTAATTTAAGTTAATAACTATGAATTAGATTGATTATCTAAAAACTTAATAAAATATATCTTAACAAACAAATttataagtgaaaaaaataatttttaaaactCATAAGTAGAGTAATACATGTGTTAAAGCTTTGCAGATAACAAGTTGTGCTTCTGTTTTCATACTGGTAGTTTCTAGCCTGCAACCTGCTGAGCTGTCTGGGATTCTCATTCCCCGTTGCTCATGCACAGTAGATCCCACATTAGCTTTCAGCTAGGCTATCGCAACTTTCAACTGCTGCAGGACTTGAGATCCAAGATAAGCATCATACTGTAAAAAACAATCTTGAGTTATCAGGGATAACTTGTCCTAAGCCTGTCTGACTAAACTAAACATCATCTTTTTTCTTCCCACCAGGTTAGGAAGCGACGAAAGGGACCACAGCAAGGGGACAATGGATAAACTGGATGATGTTACGGTGTCAATTTTAAATGGTATGTCATGTTTGGGTGTTAAAAAGCTAAATACTAAGTTTTGATTGTAAAATGTTGGATAGTAATGATCTTGCTGTCTTTATAGCTGCAAACATTGATGAGGTGTTGCTGCACACCCTCACTCGTGATGATTTGAGAGACCTTTTTCCTGGGCCAGAACACTTTCTTAGGAGGAAAAGAGTGTGGGCTTTGATCAGCCCAGAGGTAATTGGTTACCTACTTTGCTCTGAAAACAAGTTGCACAAGACATGTTGTTTCTGATTGTCTCCATTGTTTAaccattgttttattttttttttgatctgCTGTTGTAGGATGAGAATCCCATTTTACAAGATAAAGCTGGCTCTGCTGAAACAGGAACTATGTCTTCACCTAGTGGAACACTTACAGTCTACCCCCAAGCATCCACTCCTTTGGTGAAGAAAAGCCCAAATACCCTACAGCTACCCAGTCCACCAGAATATGTGATCTATACAGACAGTGAGTTGGAACAAGCTCGTAAGCACTACTTTGAGATGGCCCGCACTGGCAGAGCGGGGGAATGTGTCATGTCCAAGGAGCTGAGATGCAGGCTGGTGAGGAACACAGTCACCAGCATGATTTCCATCCTGAGGGTAAGTCTACAAGGAGAGGAGGTCCGGTACCCTTCCAAACATGAACTCACTGCCATGGCTAAGAGAGTAGT encodes the following:
- the LOC144539601 gene encoding uncharacterized protein LOC144539601; this encodes MATNAVSLKLPEFWESLASAWFAQTEAQFALREITADATRYFYVVSALWSSTASRVADKFFLAGQQHCVASLLPAPALSPLPGGTTVAAIATDPHRQQDPGLCFYHAKFGPKAKRCRSPCSFSVAGKLVAARFVWHGLKKDVRDWAGTCMECQRSKVHCHTKAPLAQFPVPERRFDHVSVDLVGPLPPSHGFTYLLTMVDRTTRWPEAVPLSSTTSTEVAFIGSWVARFGTPSEVSSDRGPQFTSELWNAVAEGLGVKLHRTTAYHPQANGLCERFHRSMKAALRAALRAALRAALRAALRAALRASLKDSSWVDRLPWVMLGLRTICRTGLQPAAAVFIRHDAHRGPLPPPYNGLFRILEAGDKHFVVDVGGKPEHVSVDRLKPAHLDLDQPIGLALPPRRGRPPALPPPPTLPLFPLID